In Spinacia oleracea cultivar Varoflay chromosome 5, BTI_SOV_V1, whole genome shotgun sequence, a single window of DNA contains:
- the LOC110795650 gene encoding splicing factor SF3a60 homolog, with product MESSSRVVRDGEQIEMILQELQSFDIPFSGEENCGRYLDLHQFYFTFVNSKFGYPLCYVDYLAIFPGIGSSKYKRRTDYKQYITEIFEYLVSFLDRTQPLLFLDRLFKDLESDFIVGQKRRRSMTMTMTMTSSDVMEQIDGFNTAESLMELGSAKLKELLDILGLKSGGTVQQKVERLLLVKKKNTPLHKLQRKTEDDDYRATTLIEAKVMKLCEILSEKLVRTRQHAIFKQALAVVELFRERDTNPESGSEDGDENEIDRNYNKLPLGLDRNYMYPNQITK from the coding sequence ATGGAGTCGTCTTCGAGGGTCGTTCGTGACGGCGAGCAAATAGAGATGATTCTTCAGGAATTACAGAGTTTTGACATACCTTTCAGCGGAGAAGAAAACTGTGGAAGGTATTTAGATCTTCatcaattttattttactttcgTCAATTCTAAATTTGGTTACCCTCTTTGCTATGTCGATTACCTCGCCATATTCCCTGGAATTGGATCTTCAAAATACAAGCGCAGAACAGACTATAAACAATATATCACAGAAATATTTGAGTACTTGGTGTCCTTTCTTGATCGAACGCAACCCTTGTTGTTTTTGGATCGATTGTTCAAAGATTTGGAATCTGATTTCATTGTAGGACAGAAGCGGCGGAGGAGTATGACAATGACAATGACAATGACAAGTAGCGATGTGATGGAGCAAATTGATGGATTCAACACAGCGGAGAGTCTTATGGAATTGGGATCTGCAAAGCTAAAGGAGTTATTGGACATCTTAGGACTTAAATCTGGTGGTACCGTCCAACAGAAGGTAGAGAGGCTTCTCCTTGTTAAGAAGAAGAATACACCTCTCCACAAACTGCAACGAAAAACTGAAGATGATGATTACAGAGCAACAACACTGATTGAAGCCAAAGTAATGAAGCTTTGTGAGATCTTGAGTGAGAAGCTTGTGcggactcgacaacatgcaatCTTCAAGCAAGCGCTGGCTGTTGTAGAACTGTTTCGTGAGCGCGACACCAACCCAGAAAGCGGCAGTGAAGATGGCGATGAGAATGAGATAGACAGGAACTACAACAAGTTACCGTTGGGTTTGGATAGAAACTACATGTATCCAAATCAAATAACAAAATGA